CTTGGGGATGGCGATGTAGTCCTTGAAGCGTCCGGGGACCGGCTTGTAGAGATTGTGGACCAGTCCCAGTACCCGATAACAGGTATCGACCCGATCGACCGTCACCCGGAAGGCGAAGACATCGGCCAGTTCGGAGAAGCCGCGCGACTTGTCGCGCATCTTGCGATAGATGCCATAGAGATGTTTCTGACGCCCCTCGACCCGGCCCTCGATGTCCTCCTGCTGCAAGGCATGGCGCAGCGCCGTCTCGACCAGACCGATCATCTCGACCCGCGCCCCGCCGCCGCGTCCCTGGAGCGCACGCTGGATGACCCGTCGTCGCCACGGCCAGTAGTGCGCAAAGCCCAGATCCTCCAGCTCGATGCGGATCCAGTTGATCCCGAGCCGATTGGCGATGGGAGCGAAGATGTCGAGCGTCTCGCGCGAGATGCGCCGGCAGGCTTCCGGACTCATCGAGTCGAGCGTGCGCATGTTGTGCAGCCGGTCGGCGAGCTTGATCAGGATGACGCGGATGTCGCGCGTCATCGCCAGCAGCATCTTCTGCAGGCTCGCGGCCTGCGCCTCGGCGCGCGACTTGAAGTCGAGCTTGGTGAGCTTGCTGACCCCATCGACCAGCTCGGCGACCTCCTCGCTGAAGGTCTCGGCCAACTGCGCTTTGTCGACCGGGGTGTCCTCGATGACGTCGTGCAGCAACGCGGCGATCAGACATTGGTAGTCCATGCGCATCTCGGCCAGGATGCGCGCGACCGCCAGCGGGTGATAGATATAGGGCTCGCCCGACTTGCGCTTCTGGCCCTCGTGCGCCTCGGCGCCGAACAGATAGGCGTGGTAGCACTCGCTGATCTGCTCGGGCGGCAGATAGCTCTCCAGATAGGCGCAGAAATCGCTGATCAGATAGCGCGTATCACCGGCGGGACTGAGCGGTTCGACAGGCGGCGTCCAGTCCGATGGTTTGAGTGCCTGAACTTTTTGGGCGGGCGCGTCCGAGCCGGCCGCGCCCGACTCGGGCCGCGCGGCCGGACGTCTGTCGGCGGTGGCCTCGTCAGTCCTTGGCATCCTTTCCGGATTCCGCATCGTCGGCCTCGGGCGTGGCGGCGGCGGCGAATTCCTGAGCCAGCGCCTGTTCCAGAGCCGCCGCCGTGTCGTCCATTTCGCGCTGGGCTTCCTGGATCATGGCGTTGGTGATCTTGCCGGCGGCGATCTCGCGCAGGGCCAGGACCGTCGGCTTGTCGTTCTCCGGCGCCAGCAGCGGCTCGACGCCATTGGCCAGTTGGCGTGCGCGCTTGGTGGCGAGCAGAACCAGATCGAAACGGTTGTCGACGTGTGCGAGGCAATCCTCGACCGTGATGCGGGCCATGGTGGTCTCCTTTAAATAGTGGATTCGATAGGGTCGAGCAACGTCGCCAGACGCGGGCGCTGATACGCCAGCCGTTGGCGCTCGGCGGTGACGATCGCCGCCAGCGCCGCGAGCGCGGTCTCGAAGCAGTCGTTGACGACCAGATAACTGTATTCGGCGAAATGCGCCAGCTCGTCGCGGGCCTGGGCCATGCGGCGGGCGATCACGTCATCGCTGTCGGTACCGCGCCCGCGCAGACGGCGTTCGAGTTCCTCGATGCTCGGCGGCAGCACGAAGAGTCCGATCGCCTCAGGAAAGTGCTCACGCACCTGGCGCGCGCCCTGCCAGTCGATCTCCAGGAGCACGTCCTGACCGGCGTCGAGACAGCGGCGCACGTCGGCGGCGCGGGTGCCGTACAGATTGCCGAAGACCTCGGCGTGTTCCAGGAAGGCGCCCTCGCCGATCTCGCGCTCGAAGCGTTCGCGATCGAGGAAATGGTAGTGGACGCCGTCCTGCTCACCTTCGCGCGCCGGGCGCGTGGTGCAGGAGACCGAGAGCGCCAGCCCCGGATCGCGTTCGACCAGCGCCTTGACCAGACTGGTCTTGCCCGCCCCCGATGGGGCCGAGACGATGAATAGAAGCCCCGCAGGCTCGGATCGGGATAGGTCGTTCATTCGAGATTCTGTACCTGCTCGCGCATCTGTTCGATCAAGACCTTCATCTCGACCGCCTCGCGGGTGACGGCGACATCGGCCGACTTGGAGCCGAGCGTGTTGGCCTCGCGGTTGAGTTCCTGCATCAGAAAATCGAGCCGGCGTCCGACCGGTTCGTCGCGGTTCAGGACGTCGAGCACTTCCTCGATATGGGCGCCGAGCCGGTCGAGTTCCTCGTCGACGTCGAGCCGAGCGGCGACCAGGGCGATCTCCTGTTCCAGCCGGGTCGGGTCGAGTTCGGCGCGCAGTTCGGTCAGACGATCTGCGATACGTTGACGCACACCGGCCAGCACCTCGGGCAGACGCTCGCGTACCCGCGCCGCACTCTCGCCCAGACGCTCGCAACGCTCGCGCAGCAGTTGGGCCAGGCGTGCGCCCTCGCGCGCGCGCGTCTCCAGCAGCGAATCCAGCGCCTGTTCGAGTAGCGCCAGCGCCTCAGTGCCGAGTCGGTCGAGATCGGGTTCGGTCTCCTGCACCACGCCCGGCCAGCGCAGCAGATCGAACGGGGTCGGCTCTTGGGCGCGGCCGGTCAGCGCACCGAGTTCGCGCCCGGCGGCCAGCAGCTGCTCGACGAAGGACCGGTTGATCCGGATCGCATTCGCCGCGCCCACCGCCGGCACATAGCGCAGGGTGCAGTCGACCTTGCCGCGCTGAAGACGCGCCGCCAGACGGTTGCGCACCTGGGTGTCGAGTCCGCGCAACTCATCGGGCAAGCGGATGTGAGGCTCCAGGAAGCGGTGATTGACCGTGCGCACTTCCCAGGTCAATTCACCAACATCGCCCGTCCGCGACTCGCGGGCGAAGGCCGTCATACTCTTGATCATTGGTTCAGGGGCGTCTCTTGAGGGCGGGGAGCCTGTCTCGGCCGGCGGCAAAACAGCGGACGAATCGCTGCCGACCCGGCCAGACAGGGTTTATCATAAATCAGAAACGCAGTATACCGCTCGCACCCCGTCAACGTCCGCGTGGAGATCCATCGTCCCGATCATGGCCGCCGCACGAGAGACGCTCCCACCGGGCGCCCAGGTGGGCACCTACCGCATCGTCAAGCCAATCGCCAAGGGCGGCTTCAGCCTCATCTATCTGGCGACCGATGACGACAGCGGCGAGGAAGTGGTCATCAAGGAGTACATGCCCAAGAAGCTCGCGCGCCGCGATCGTGACCGGCGCGTGGTGCCGGCAGGCATCGAATATGCCGAGAGCCTCCATCACGGACGCAAGCTGTTCTTCCAGGAGGTCAAGGCGCTGGCGTCGCTGAAACATCCCAACATCGTGCGGGTGCTCGCCTTTTTCCTGGCCAACGACACCGGCTACATGGTGATGCCCAACGAGCGCGGACGCAATCTGGGGGCCTATCTGCACGAGCGCAAGGGGGGACTGAGCACCTCCTTCATCCTGGAGGTCTTCATCCCGGTGCTGGACGCGCTGGCGCTGCTGCACCGGCGCTCCATGGTCCATCTCGACGTCAAGCCCGGCAACATCCATCTGCGCCACGGCAACATGCCCCTGTTGCTGGATCTGGGCGCGGTCCATCCGCTCAATCGCGGTCGATCGCGCGGCGGGCAGGTCATCACCGCCGGCTATTCGCCGGTCGAGCAGTATTTCCGTGCCGGTCAGGTCGGTCCCTGGACCGATGTCTACGCCGTCGGCGCCAGTATTCGCACCTGCATGGACGGCCGCACGCCCCAGCCGGCGCCGGAGCGTCAGAAGGAGGACAAGGTGGTGCCGGCCGTCGAGGCGCTCAAGGACCGCTATCCCGAGTTCCTGCTCAAGGCCGTCGACTGGTCGATGTCGATGGACGCGGACAAGCGCCCCCAGGATGCCGAGGAACTGCTGGTGGCGCTCCTGCCGCATCTCGACGACCCGCATCTGGCGCGCATGCGCGAGGGAGCGGCCGACTGAGCCGCACTCGGCGGAGTGTCGCGCCGAACGTTCGAGCGGCGCACCCGGACGCAGTCTTTTGGCGACAGGGACAGGCTCGCGGTAGTATCCACGGCATTTCCGGCTCCCCTTCCGCCACCGAACCTGGATTCCTGATGAACGAACATCCTCAAGCCCAGACGCTGGAGCGCGACATCCAGCTCTATACCGCCCTGCTGGGCGAGGTTCTGCGCGAGCACAGTCGCAAGCGCGTGCTGGTGGTCGTGGAGCGTCTGCGCGACGGTTTCATGCAACTGCGCGAGCAGGAAGATCCCGAGCTGCGCGAGAAGCTGATGAAGCGCATCCAGAGCCTCGACCCCCAGACGCTCGCCGAGGTCATCCGCGCCTTCACGCTCTATTTCGGGCTGGTGAACGTCGCCGAGGAGCTGAACGCGCATCTGGCGCGCATGGACGTAATCGCCGCCGGCGAGCGGCTGTGGGTCGGCTCGTTCGACGACACGGTGCGCCAGTTCAAGGAGGACGGCGTCAGTCCCGAGCACTTTCAGAGCCTGCTGGAGCACCTGATCTATCTGCCGGTCTTCACCGCCCATCCGACCGAGGCGCGCCGCCGGACCATCTCCGAGACCTTCCGGCGCATCTTCCTTGCCGGACAGGATCTGCACCGGCTCAAGCTCAACGAGGAGGAGCTGGAGGACAAGCTCCAGGAGATCCTGACCCAGATCCAGATCCTGTGGAAGACCGACGAGGTGCGCGTCCACAAGCCGCAGGTGACCGACGAGATCCGGCGCGGACTGCATTTCTTCCGCGAGTCGCTGTTCGAAGCCGTGCCCAGGGTCTATCGCTTCCTGGAGAAGGCGGTGCGGCGCAACTATGGCGCCGGCTGCGGCATCCGGGTGCCGAGTTTCATCCGCTTCGGTTCCTGGATCGGCGGCGACCGCGACGGCAATCCCTTCGTCAAGCCCGAGACCACCGAGCTGGCGGTGCGCATGCACGCCGAGCTGATCCTGGAGGCTTATCTGGAGCGGCTCCAGGATCTGAGCCGGATGCTCAGCCATTCGAGCGCGCTCTGTCAGCCCTCGCCGGCCTTCCTCGACAGTCTCGACGCCGACGAGGAATACTGGGTCGGGGTCATGGGTCAGCGTCAGCGGCGTTTTCTCTATGAGCCGTATCGACGCAAGCTGACGATGATGGGGCATCGGCTCCAGGCCAATCTCGACCGGATTCGTCGGCGCATGGAGGGACTCAGCGACGATGGATTGCCGGACGGCTATGCCGGCGCGGCCGATTTCCTGGCCGATCTCATGCTGATCCGCGACTCGCTCATCCATCATGGTGACGCCAGCGCCGCCGACGGCCCCTTGCAGGATCTGATCCGGCTGGCCGAGACCTTCGGCTTCCATCTGGTCCATCTCGACATCCGTCAGGAGTCGACCCGTCACACCCAGGCCGTCACCGAACTCTTCGCGCGCCAGCCCGGCGCACCCTTCTATCAGGCGTTCAACGAAGAACAGCGGCTGATGGCGCTCGCCGAGGCCATCGCCCATCCGCATCCCTTCATCATCGACAAGGCCACGCTCACCCCGGAGACGCGCGAGACGCTGGAGACCTTCGAGGTCATCGCCCGGATGCGCGCCGAGGTCGGCGAGCGGGTGTTCGGTCAGTACGTCATTTCGATGACCCATGCCGCCAGTCATGTGATGGAGGTGATGCTGCTGGCGCGTCTGGCCGGGCTGGTCGGCGTCGACAACCGGGGCTGGTTCTGCACGCTCCAGGTCTCGCCGCTGTTCGAGACCATCGAGGATCTGAGCCACATCGATCGGGTGATGAGCACGCTGTTCGATGATCCGACCTATCTGGCGCTGCTGCGCGCCTCGGGCAATCAGCAGGAGGTGATGCTCGGGTATTCCGACTCGTGCAAGGACGGCGGCATCCTGGCGTCGAGCTGGAAGCTGTTCGAGGCGCAGAAGAAGGTCATCGCACTGGCCGACGATCGGGGCGTGGCCTGTCGGCTGTTCCATGGACGCGGCGGTACGGTCGGAC
The sequence above is drawn from the Allochromatium vinosum DSM 180 genome and encodes:
- the rpoZ gene encoding DNA-directed RNA polymerase subunit omega, coding for MARITVEDCLAHVDNRFDLVLLATKRARQLANGVEPLLAPENDKPTVLALREIAAGKITNAMIQEAQREMDDTAAALEQALAQEFAAAATPEADDAESGKDAKD
- the gmk gene encoding guanylate kinase; protein product: MNDLSRSEPAGLLFIVSAPSGAGKTSLVKALVERDPGLALSVSCTTRPAREGEQDGVHYHFLDRERFEREIGEGAFLEHAEVFGNLYGTRAADVRRCLDAGQDVLLEIDWQGARQVREHFPEAIGLFVLPPSIEELERRLRGRGTDSDDVIARRMAQARDELAHFAEYSYLVVNDCFETALAALAAIVTAERQRLAYQRPRLATLLDPIESTI
- the ppc gene encoding phosphoenolpyruvate carboxylase, whose amino-acid sequence is MNEHPQAQTLERDIQLYTALLGEVLREHSRKRVLVVVERLRDGFMQLREQEDPELREKLMKRIQSLDPQTLAEVIRAFTLYFGLVNVAEELNAHLARMDVIAAGERLWVGSFDDTVRQFKEDGVSPEHFQSLLEHLIYLPVFTAHPTEARRRTISETFRRIFLAGQDLHRLKLNEEELEDKLQEILTQIQILWKTDEVRVHKPQVTDEIRRGLHFFRESLFEAVPRVYRFLEKAVRRNYGAGCGIRVPSFIRFGSWIGGDRDGNPFVKPETTELAVRMHAELILEAYLERLQDLSRMLSHSSALCQPSPAFLDSLDADEEYWVGVMGQRQRRFLYEPYRRKLTMMGHRLQANLDRIRRRMEGLSDDGLPDGYAGAADFLADLMLIRDSLIHHGDASAADGPLQDLIRLAETFGFHLVHLDIRQESTRHTQAVTELFARQPGAPFYQAFNEEQRLMALAEAIAHPHPFIIDKATLTPETRETLETFEVIARMRAEVGERVFGQYVISMTHAASHVMEVMLLARLAGLVGVDNRGWFCTLQVSPLFETIEDLSHIDRVMSTLFDDPTYLALLRASGNQQEVMLGYSDSCKDGGILASSWKLFEAQKKVIALADDRGVACRLFHGRGGTVGRGGGPTHEAILAQPVDTVHGQIKFTEQGEVLSYRYANPETARYELTMGISGLIKASRCLIEPPEPERNDYLAIMDELARHGEAAYRGLVRDTEGFLDYFYECTPLDGIALLNIGSRPAHRKKADRSLASIRAIPWVFGWGQARVTLPAWFSIGQAIERYRGHDVERLAKLQRMYQEWPYFRALLSNTQMSLFKAEMHIAREYLRLAEDRERAAQILGLIEEEYQRTLVQVLNVAGLLALMDETPELRHSLARRNLYLDPLNHIQVALLERYRSEEDEAKREEWLDPLLRSINALSAGMRNTG
- a CDS encoding YicC/YloC family endoribonuclease, which codes for MIKSMTAFARESRTGDVGELTWEVRTVNHRFLEPHIRLPDELRGLDTQVRNRLAARLQRGKVDCTLRYVPAVGAANAIRINRSFVEQLLAAGRELGALTGRAQEPTPFDLLRWPGVVQETEPDLDRLGTEALALLEQALDSLLETRAREGARLAQLLRERCERLGESAARVRERLPEVLAGVRQRIADRLTELRAELDPTRLEQEIALVAARLDVDEELDRLGAHIEEVLDVLNRDEPVGRRLDFLMQELNREANTLGSKSADVAVTREAVEMKVLIEQMREQVQNLE
- a CDS encoding serine/threonine protein kinase; translated protein: MAAARETLPPGAQVGTYRIVKPIAKGGFSLIYLATDDDSGEEVVIKEYMPKKLARRDRDRRVVPAGIEYAESLHHGRKLFFQEVKALASLKHPNIVRVLAFFLANDTGYMVMPNERGRNLGAYLHERKGGLSTSFILEVFIPVLDALALLHRRSMVHLDVKPGNIHLRHGNMPLLLDLGAVHPLNRGRSRGGQVITAGYSPVEQYFRAGQVGPWTDVYAVGASIRTCMDGRTPQPAPERQKEDKVVPAVEALKDRYPEFLLKAVDWSMSMDADKRPQDAEELLVALLPHLDDPHLARMREGAAD